In one window of Miscanthus floridulus cultivar M001 chromosome 12, ASM1932011v1, whole genome shotgun sequence DNA:
- the LOC136496208 gene encoding uncharacterized protein, with product MADTPEARALGKRAVSPVSSAVAAKLVAVEATPPAPQRIERAPGSVEDRPAPVDTDATPLPPPPPLRRRFAVAKLGLPHSKLIFFSRKRPTDDLPLAPLKALKASPGSSTHWVVEAQAAIQRGAASVRVDPQEPAAQGRVAEVAPTRSDGAIVPFVAEAPGASGAEAMGAPAPMTAETAVSAAGASTSAEAIMTEAGAPETAEAVTAEAEAPEVTTAIVMAARSSVQEAEMSAAEASAVPLAQGPPLLRESAWETEVYPISSDDTSRAWEVVGAEETDAVEQPVPLLGEGSLALMRVRPEPRGWDHPRVLWQSWDDPEGEPLFALEDMAKSGRWSTFEQYHELAERSLRMALSVVADELPGVAQS from the exons atggccgacacgcccgaggcgcgggcgttaggcaaacgcgccgtcagcccggtaagctcggcggtcgcggcgaagctggtggcggtggaggcgacgccaccagCCCCGCAGAGGATCGAACGGGCGCCGGGGTCCgtcgaggaccgaccggcgccggtggatacggatgcgacgccactgccgccgcctccgccattgcggaggaggtttgctgtggcgaagctGGGGCTGCCTCATTCAAA gttgatTTTCTTTAGTCGAAAGCGGcctacggacgacctccccttggcgccccttaaagcgcttaaggcgagccccggctcctctacccactgggtggtggaggcacaagccgccatccagcgtggcgcggcgtcggtgaGGGTCGACCCACAGGAACCGGCTGCCCAAGGAAGGGTTGCCGAGGTGGCCCCTACACGGTCAGATGGGGccatcgtgccctttgttgccgaggctcccggggcctccggggctgaggcgatgggggccccagcgcccatgaccgccgagaccgcagtgtccGCGGCCGGCGCTTCTACGTCTGCCGAGGCCATAATgacggaggctggagcccccgagaccgccgaggccgtgactgcagaggccgaagcccccgaggtcaccacggCCATCGTGATGGCAGCAAGGTcgtctgtgcaggaggcggagatgtcggcggcagaggcctcggccgtgcccttggctcagggcccgccgttgttgcgggagagtgcctgggagacggaggtctatccgatctcctctgatgatacttcccgggcatGGGAGGTGGTTGGCGCCGAGGAGACCgacgccgtggagcagccggtgcCGCTCTTAggcgagggaagcttggcccttatgcgggtgcgacccgagccccgcgggtgggatcacccgcgggtactatgGCAGAGctgggatgaccctgagggggagcctttgttcgccctcgaggacatggccaagagcgggcgctggagtaccttcgagcagtaccacgAGCTGGCGGAACGGTCGCTACggatggcgctgtccgtggtggccgacgaactaccCGGAGTCgctcag agttaG
- the LOC136498650 gene encoding cysteine-rich receptor-like protein kinase 44 yields the protein MASPDPRTVFLVFIVILAIVVIILLGICWKFLKPDIMRKLMRPRSPGSDVPEYFSSNMSGNLRTITYFDYATLKKATRDFNQKNQLGRGGFGPVYLGKLDDGRKVAVKQLSVGKSGQGESEFFVEVNMITSIQHKNLVRLVGCCSEGSQRLLVYEFMKNKSLDKILFGGDGSPFLNWRTRHQIIIGIARGLQYLHEESNLRIVHRDIKASNILLDDKFQPKIGDFGLARFFPEDETYLSTAFAGTLGYTAPEYAIRGELTVKADTYSFGVLVLEIVSSRKNTDLSLPNEMQYLPEHAWRLYEQSKILELVDPKVQADGLDEKEVQQVCQIALLCVQPYPNLRPAMSDVVLMLTMKSDQSVPAPMKPAFVDRKSLKDKNVTSDTAMEMRSASYWMNTPSPVVDKPYDMSCGI from the exons ATGGCATCTCCAGATCCTCGGACGGTCTTCCTCGTCTTCATCGTCATTCTCGCCATAGTCGTCATAATCCTGCTTGGTATCTGCTGGAAGTTCCTCAAACCAGATATCATGAGGAAGCTGATGCGGCCAAGAAGCCCCGGTTCAG ATGTTCCTGAGTACTTCAGCAGCAACATGAGCGGAAACCTCCGGACGATCACTTACTTCGACTACGCTACGCTGAAGAAGGCCACTAGGGACTTCAACCAGAAAAACCAGCTTGGCAGAGGAGGCTTTGGGCCTGTTTACCTG GGGAAACTAGACGACGGCAGGAAAGTTGCAGTGAAGCAGCTCAGCGTCGGCAAGTCTGGGCAGGGCGAGTCAGAGTTCTTCGTGGAAGTgaacatgatcacaagcatccaGCACAAGAACCTCGTGCGCCTGGTGGGGTGCTGCTCCGAGGGGTCCCAGCGGTTGCTGGTGTACGAGTTCATGAAGAACAAGAGCTTGGACAAGATACTGTTTG GGGGTGATGGTTCGCCGTTTCTGAACTGGAGAACCAGGCACCAGATCATCATCGGCATCGCACGAGGCTTGCAGTACCTTCACGAGGAGTCAAACCTGAGGATCGTTCACCGCGACATCAAGGCCAGCAACATCCTCCTGGACGACAAGTTCCAGCCCAAGATCGGCGACTTTGGCTTGGCCAGGTTCTTCCCCGAGGACGAGACATACCTCAGCACTGCGTTTGCCGGCACTTT GGGTTACACTGCGCCTGAATACGCCATCAGAGGGGAGCTCACGGTGAAAGCCGACACCTACAGCTTCGGCGTGCTCGTGCTCGAGATCGTCAGCAGCAGGAAGAACACGGACCTGTCTCTTCCAAACGAGATGCAGTACCTCCCAGAACAT GCATGGCGGCTCTACGAGCAGTCCAAGATCCTGGAGCTCGTGGACCCGAAGGTGCAGGCCGACGGGCTCGACGAGAAGGAGGTCCAGCAGGTGTGCCAGATCGCGCTGCTGTGCGTGCAGCCGTACCCGAACCTCCGGCCGGCCATGTCGGACGTCGTGCTGATGCTGACGATGAAGAGCGACCAGTCCGTCCCAGCACCCATGAAGCCGGCGTTCGTCGACCGGAAGAGCCTGAAGGACAAGAACGTCACGTCGGACACGGCGATGGAGATGAGGTCGGCGTCCTACTGGATGAACACGCCGTCGCCCGTGGTGGACAAGCCGTACGACATGAGCTGTGGCATCTAG
- the LOC136497813 gene encoding uncharacterized protein, with protein sequence MTEEERKQVYQALLARSKNGKLGKDDTKEVATQFGHDRRAVQHLWQRGKIALANNIPVDLGSRKRGRVSRKASPVNLEVLRNIPLKERMTIEDVCAKLNMSKCTIIKYLKKSLLRRHSSSIKPYLTQANKTSRLKWCVDMVKRDLLADPRFKDLYDFVFIDEKWFFLYQKSEKYYLLPDEEDAYRTCKNKNYIPKIMFLCVVARPRFRDENCIFDGRIGCFPLVRYEPAMRGNERTGRIRGDMIMKPITSITREVIREFMINQVLPAIRAKWPREDVSKPIFIQQDNAPTHLKLDDPEFCEAAKQEGFDIRLICQPPNSPDFNVLDLGFFRAIQAIQYKKNAKTLETLVPAVQQAFIQYSVKLTNQIFVTLQSVYIEAMKVKGCNKFKIPHMNKDKLEREDRLPTSIPCEASVLAECIASLPVTN encoded by the exons ATGACCGAAGAAGAGAGAAAGCAAGTTTACCAAGCTTTGTTGGCAAGAAGCAAGAATGGAAAGCTAGGCAAAGATGATACGAAAGAAGTTGCTACTCAGTTTGGTCATGACAGACGTGCAGTTCAGCACCTGTGGCAGCGAGGTAAAATAGCACTTGCAAATAACATTCCGGTTGACCTTGGTAGTCGTAAGAGGGGTAGAGTTAGTCGTAAGGCATCTCCTGTTAATTTGGAAGTATTGCGTAACATTCCTTTGAAGGAAAGAATGACCATCGAAGATGTATGTGCTAAACTTAACATGAGCAAATGTACTATTATAAAGTATTTGAAAAAAAGTTTGCTTCGGCGccactctagtagcatcaaaCCATATCTCACTCAAGCTAACAAGACGTCTAGATTAAAGTGGTGTGTTGACATGGTTAAGAGGGATTTGCTTGCTGATCCAAGGTTTAAGGATTTGTATgactttgtgttcattgatgaaaaGTGGTTCTTTCTCTATCAAAAATCTGAAAAGTATTATTTGCTACCCGATGAAGAGGATGCCTATCGGACTTGTAAGAACAAGAACTACATCCCTAAGATCATGTTCTTGTGTGTTGTTGCTCGGCCAAGATTTAGGGATGAGAATTGTATTTTTGATGGTAGGATTGGTTGTTTTCCACTTGTTCGATATGAGCCAGCTATGAGAGGAAATGAGAGAACCGGCCGTATCCGTGGAGACATGATTATGAAGCCCATAACTTCGATCACAAGAGAAGTTATTAGAGAATTCATGATCAACCAAGTTTTGCCCGCCATTCGtgccaaatggccaagagaagatgTGAGCAAACCAATATTCATTCAACAAGATAATGCACCTACCCATTTGAAATTGGATGATCCGGAATTTTGTGAGGCTGCTAAGCAAGAAGGATTTGATATTCGCCTAATTTGCCAACCACCCAATTCTCCGGATTTCAATGTTCTTGACTTGGGTTTTTTTCGAGCTATTCAAGCAATTCAATACAAGAAGAATGCAAAAACATTAGAAACTCTAGTTCCAGCAGTTCAGCAG gcattcaTACAGTACTCGGTAAAGCTTACTAACCAGATCTTTGTAACACTACAAAGTGTTTACATTGAAGCTATGAAGGTCAAAGGATGCAACAAGTTCAAGATCCCTCACATGAACAAAGATAAATTAGAAAGAGAAGATCGACTGCCAACTTCTATCCCTTGTGAAGCTTCCGTGCTTGCTGAATGCATTGCTAGTCTCCCTGTAACAAATTAG